The following nucleotide sequence is from Erythrobacter aurantius.
CGGCGAACGCGGCGGTTCGCCCTTGGGCAGGGCGTGGACGTGTTCCATCCCGCTCTCGACCTGGCCCCAAACGGTATACTGACCGTCAAGGAAGCGTGCGTCTTCGAAGCAGATGAAGAACTGCGAATTGGCGCTGTCGGGATTGGCGGCGCGCGCCATCGAGCAGGTGCCTTCGACATGCGGTGCGGAGTTGAACTCGGCCTTCAGATCGGGCTTGTCGCTGCCGCCCATGCCGGTGCCGGTCGGATCGCCGCCCTGCGCCATGAAGCCCGAAATCACGCGGTGGAACACCACGCCGTCATAAAACCCTTCGCTCGCAAGCTCGGTGATGCGCGCGACATGGCCCGGTGCAAGATCGGGACGCAGGGCGATCACCACATCCTTGCCTTCGCCATCGCCAGTGTCGAGCGTGAAAGTGAGCTTGTCTGCCATTGGGTATTCTCCTGATTTGGTTTGAAAGCCGCTATAATGGCTTGAGCCGCCGTGTCACCCGCTTGCTTTTCATATTCGCTTACCTAAACCCTCGCAGCCATGGTCGATCCTGCCGCACTTGATGAGAAAACCCTCCCCGTCGACACGGCGGAGGATGACGTGCGCCCGGACGACCGGATCGATGACGAGCGCCACGACGAGGAAAACCGGCTGAAGCCGCGTTACATCGCGGCAGTGCGCGACGCGCTGGAGGACGGGGACAAGGGCGCGGTCTATGACCTTGTCGAACCGCTCCACCCCGCCGACATCGCCGACCTTATCGAGCTGACCGACCGCGAGGATCGCGCGCTGCTGGCCGCCGCCATCACCGACCTTATGACGGTCGAAGTGGTCGCCGAGCTGAACGATCACGTCCGCGAGGCGATGATGGAGGCGCTGCCGGCAGAGGCGGTCGCCTCGATCGCCGAACAGCTCGAAACCGACGACGCCGTCCAGCTGCTCGAAGACCTCGACGAAGACGACCAGAAAGCGATCATCGCCGAGCTCGACCCGGAAACGCAGGCCGCGGTGGAAAGCGCGCTGGCCTATCCGGAGGAGACCGCGGGCCGTCTGATGAGCCGCCACGTGATGGCGGTGCCCGAACATCTGACCGTGGGCGACCTGATCGATTACCTGCGTGAACATGGCGATCTGGAACATGATTTCCACGAAGTCTTCGTGATCGACGCCGCGCATCACCCCGTCGGCACCTGCGCGCTCAACTGGATCCTTACCACTCCGCGTAATGTCCGGCTGACCGACGTGATGAAACGCGACCAGACGCTGATCCCGGTGACGATGGATCAGGAAGAGGTCGCGCTGATGTTCCAGAAATACGCGCTGATCTCTGCCGCGGTGGTGGACGAAAGCGGGCGGCTGGTCGGCCAGATGACGGTGGATGATATCGTCCACATCATCTCCGAAGAGGCAGGCGAGGACGCACTGCTGCTTTCGGGTGTGGGCGATGGCGACATCAACGAACCGATCCGCGAAGCCTATACCGCCCGCGTGCGCTGGCTGATCGCGAACCTAGGCACGGCGGTGGTCGCATCGGCCATCATCGCTTTCTTTGGCGCGGCGATCGAACAATTGGTGGCGCTTGCCGTGCTGATGCCGATTGTCGCCAGCATCGGCGGCAATGCCGGCACGCAGACAATGGCGGTTGCGGTGCGCGCGATTGCCACCAACCAGCTGACGCGGGCAAACACCTGGCGCATCGTCAGCCGCGAATTGCGCGTCGCGCTGCTCAACGGGGTGACTGTCGCAGTGCTGATCGGGATTGCCGCAGGCGTGCTGTTCGGCTGGCAGATGGGCGCGGTGATCGCGCTCGCGATGGTCGTCAACATCGCGGTGTCGGGGCTTGCCGGAGTGCTTGTCCCCGTCGCGTTCGAGCGCGTGGGACAGGACCCTGCGGTCGCTTCCAGTGTGTTCGTGACGATGATCACGGATTCGATGGGCTTCCTCGCCTTCCTCGGCTTGGCAGTGGCGGCAGGACTGGCGCCGCTCTAGCTTGGGGAATGTCGCGAGAAGCTGCTCGCAATCTCCTGCGCACTCCCTAGATTGCTCGCATGCCCCTCCACCTAACCAAGATCGCGTTTGGCGCAACAAGTTATGCCGATATCGAAAGCTGGTACGCGGGCGGCCGCGCGCCGTTTCTGACGACCAAGTACCGGCCGACCAAATGGGAACAATGCATCGGCGGGTCGCTGTACTGGATCCACCAGCACAGCATCGTCGCGCGTTCGGTGATCAAGGGGTTTTCCCAGACCGACGCCGGGCGCTGGCGGATCGAGCTGGAACCTGAACTGATCCGGGTGCAACCCCGCCCCAAGCGCGCGCATCAGGGCTGGCGCTACCTGAAAGGTGAGCCTCCGCGCGACCTGGCAGAGGGTGAAGACATCGGCGACGCGCTGCCGGGGAAACTTGCGGCAAAGCTGGAGAAGCTGGGGCTGGTCTAGGCGCCTAGGTCAGCGGCGGCGCGCCAGCGTAAATCCACAAGGGCAGCGCGACAGCGATTGTCAGCGCGATCAGGAACCTGCCGGTCGAGGGCGCGGAATTGCCTTTCGTCCCCGCGGCCTTCTCGCCCTTGCCCGTCACCATTGCCCCGACAAGGTTCTGCATCAGCGCGCCCGCATAGATCGCAACCGCCGCGATATGCAGGCCGATCATCGCGAACACGACATAGACGAACCATTCGTGCGTTTCGGTGAGCGCATCGGCTGTCCCGACGCTGACGAGGCTGTTGAGCGGCCCTGTCGCCCCGTCATAGGGATCGCCTGCGAACAGGCCCATGACGATCTGCACCAGCGGCAGCGTGAGCAGGCCCAGCACCGCCAGCGCGCCCAGCGGGTTGTGCCCGATTTCACGCTGATGGTCATGGTCGCCCTTGAAATAGGCGAGCAGATGCTTCGGCCCTTTCACGAATGTGGCGAAACGCGCGGTGTCGGTGCCGAGAAATCCCCAAAGCAGGCGGAAGATGACCAGGCCCAGCAGCACGTGGCCCAGTCGCATGTGCCAGCCCCATGCCGAATTTTCGGCAGTGAGCCACATCGCGGGGAGGATCAGGACGAAAGACCAGTGCACGACGCGCACCGGCCAGTCCCAGATCGCTACCGGCTCGGTCTTGGTGGCCATGCGCCGGGCCCCGATCCGATCAATCGTCGTCGAGGCGGAAGCTGTCGTGGCAGTTCTTGCACGAACCACCCAGCGCCTTGACCTGCTCGCCAACCGCAGCGGCATCGCCCGCCTTGGCCAGCTCAACCATCTTGGCGCTTTCCTCGATCAGCTTTTGCGTCGCGGCTTCGAATTCCTCGGGCTTTTCCCAGATCGTTGCCAAAGCTTCGGTGTCATAACCGGCTTCGACGCTGGTGCCTTCAGGGAACAGGCCGGAAATGCGCTGCGCGCGCTCGTTGATGTCGATTGCAGCCGCTTCGATTGCGGCCATGTCGGCATCGCCTTCCAACTGGGTGCGGATCACCTTGAAGCTGTCGCTGATCGCTTCGAAATTGTCGTGGCGTTCCTTGATCTCCGCCGGAACCCCACCCGCAGGGGCCGCTTCGGTCGGAGCATCGGCGGCCTCGCCTCCGCAAGCGGCCAGCAGCATGGCGGGCGCGGCGATGGCGATCAGTCGAAGGTTGGCAGTGCGGATCATCGGTTCGGCTCCTGAATGGCGTTGGGGGGAATATATCGTTCAGTTCCGGTAACTTGAACCCCGCAATTTGGCGAAGGTTCCATCAACCCTTTGGCGGGCGCGGGATCAGCGCCGGGGTGTTGCGGCGGTATTCCTGATAGGCCGGATCATCGCCCCAGCGTTCCTTTGCCTGCTTGTCCTGAAGGTTGATACCGCTCACCTTCGTCAGCAGCAGGGTGACGAAGATCGGGGAAATCACCACCAGCCACGACAGGCCCGAAAGCACCGGGATCGCGATGATCAGAATGCCCGTCCACAGGGTGATTTCACCGAAATAGTTGGGATGGCGCGACCAGCGCCACAGGCCGGTGTCGATGAATTTGCCCTTGTTCGCGGGATCGGCCTTGAACTTGCTTTTCTGCGCGTCGGCCACCGCTTCGAAGGTGATGCCCAGAAGCCAGACCGCCGCGCCGATCCAGAAGAACGCGCCAATCGGCTGCGGATCGGGCGAAGTGATCGCCACCAGCGCGGCCGAAGCCGTCAGGATCACCCACAGCCCTTGCAGCGTCCATGCGACCAGAAAGCGCGAGGGATTGACCTTGATCTTCTCGAAACGGCTGTCGGTTCCGCCCATCGCGTGGATACGGATGAACAGGAAACTGCCCAGCCGCACGCACCAGATTGCCACCATCGCCGCCAGCACGATGGCGCGCGTGTCGAGCGAACCCAGCGCAGTGATCGCCGCCCAGCAGGCAAAGGCGGTGACGGTCAGATAGGTGATCGCGCCGGTGGTGTCATAGAACTTGTCCGACTTGGCGATGGCCGAAGGGATGAACACCAGCCAGTTCACGACCATGGCGATGACCGTGCACAGGAAGAAAGCGGAATAGCCCGCCACCTGCACGCTGTCCCATCCCGCCGCCGTGCCAAAGGCGAATGCAATGATGGTCACGACGATGAATACGATAATGCTTTGCATGATGCCCCCGTTGCGGCGCGTCTAGCCCCCTGCGGCCGCGTTGCTCTTTTCAACCACTCTACGCAGCACGTTGACATAGGTTTCCGGCCCTTGCGCGCCGGGGACCAGGAATTTCCCGTTGATGATCATCGCCGGAACGCCGGAGATGTTCATATCCCACGCCTGCCGCTCCTCTGCGATCACCCGCGCTTCGAGCGCTTCGTCGTCCAATGCCGCCTTGGCCGCTTCGCGGTGCAGGCCGACGCCGGCGGCGATGTCGAGCAGCACTTCGCGTTGGTTCAAGGGCTTGCGGTGGTTGAAATGCGCTTCGAACAGGGCGAGCTTCAACTGCGTCTGCACCTGCGGCCCGGCTTCCTCCAGCGCAAAGCCCAGCAGCTTGTGGCAATCGCGGGTGTTCCACATCATCGCCGGGGGCGCCTCCCCCTCGCCTTCATATGCTAGCGAAACCCCTGCGCTTTCGGCAATCGCTTTCATCTGGCCGCGCACTTTCGCGCCCTCTTCGGCGGAGCGGCCATATTTGCGCTGCAGATGTTCTTCCTGCCCCTCGCCCTCGGCGGGCATGTCGGGATTGAGTTCGAACGGGCGCCAGCGCACCTGCGCCGCGATCTCGCCGTCGAGAGCCTCCAGCGCCTTGGTCAGCTGGCCGTATCCGATCGCGCACCACGGGCACATGACGTCGGAATAGATGTCGATGGTAAGTGTCTGTGTCATCGGTCTAGCCACCATGCGATAAGGTGATGGGCGATCGCGAATTTCTGCGGGAAGATCAGTTGGTCATTGCCGCCCGGCCCTGCCGCCCGCGCCTCTTCCAATTCCTCGCGGGTAAACCAGCGCGCATCGTCGAGCTCGGTCCGGTCGATATCGAGCTGATCGCTATCAGCAACCGAATAGCAGCCGATCATCAACTGGCTGGGGAACGGCCATGGCTGGCTGGAGATGTACTGGACATCGCGCACGCGCACCCCGGCCTCTTCCTCGACTTCGCGCGCGACGGCTTCCTCGATTGTCTCGCCCGGCTCCACGAACCCGGCCAGTGCCGAATACATCCGCGGCGGAAAGCGCGGCTGGCGGCCCAGCAGCAGCCTGCCCTCGTGCTCTACCAGCATGATCGTGACAGGATCGGTGCGCGGGAAATGCTGCGCACCGCAGCCCCCTTCATCGGGAAGGCAATTGCGCTGCCAGCCGCCCTTGGCGATGCGCGTACGCGAACCGCATTGGGCGCAGAACTGATGGCGGGCGTGCCAGTCGACCAGCGATTTCGCCCCGCCATAGATCGCCAGGTCCTCCGGCTGGAGCATCTGCATCACCTGCCATGCGCGCGGCATCGCCGGGCTGGTCGATCCGGCAGGAGGAACTGGCGCGAAATGCGCCTTGTCATCGAGCATGCCCAGAAACACCAGCTCGGCATCCTCGGGGACATCGGCGAGCGTTTGCCACAAGAGCCGCCCGTCATCGTCGAATTCGGGCAACAGCCCGTCGAGATTGAGCACCCGGGCACGCCAGTTCATCAGATTGCCGAGCGCCTGCGGGTCCATGCGGATATTGTCCGCACGGTCTATCGGCGAACCGGCAAAGGCGATGGGTTCGGATTGGGCGGGATTGCTCATCAGGCGGCGTGGCGCGAATGATCCTGCTGACGCATGGCGGCAAGATCAGCCTCCAGCGCGGCGAGATATTCGTCGCGGATCGGATAGGCGTCGCTCGGCATGTATTGCGTCCACAGCGCGGTGCGCAGGCCGAGGTTGAAATCGACAGCGCCCAGCGTACCCGCCGCGCCGCCCCAGCCGAATGTGCCGTTGACGCTGCGCCCGCCTGCGCCATGCCCCTGCCCGACCATCCACGATCCGGTGAGATCGACAGTGCCTGGGATCAGGTCCGACGTGCCGACGCGCACCGCCTGTTCGCTCATCACCCGCTCGCCATCAAGCTCGCCAAAGCCCAGCAGCATGCGCAGGAAACGGTCGTAATCCTTGGGGCTTGAGACAAGACCGCCGCCACCCGAAGGCACCTTGGGCGGGTCGAGATAGATCGAGTTCGACGCCGGATCGAGCGGAAGGACAGTGCCAAAGGCAATGC
It contains:
- a CDS encoding DUF1489 family protein, which codes for MPLHLTKIAFGATSYADIESWYAGGRAPFLTTKYRPTKWEQCIGGSLYWIHQHSIVARSVIKGFSQTDAGRWRIELEPELIRVQPRPKRAHQGWRYLKGEPPRDLAEGEDIGDALPGKLAAKLEKLGLV
- a CDS encoding cytochrome b/b6 domain-containing protein is translated as MATKTEPVAIWDWPVRVVHWSFVLILPAMWLTAENSAWGWHMRLGHVLLGLVIFRLLWGFLGTDTARFATFVKGPKHLLAYFKGDHDHQREIGHNPLGALAVLGLLTLPLVQIVMGLFAGDPYDGATGPLNSLVSVGTADALTETHEWFVYVVFAMIGLHIAAVAIYAGALMQNLVGAMVTGKGEKAAGTKGNSAPSTGRFLIALTIAVALPLWIYAGAPPLT
- a CDS encoding DsbA family oxidoreductase, producing the protein MTQTLTIDIYSDVMCPWCAIGYGQLTKALEALDGEIAAQVRWRPFELNPDMPAEGEGQEEHLQRKYGRSAEEGAKVRGQMKAIAESAGVSLAYEGEGEAPPAMMWNTRDCHKLLGFALEEAGPQVQTQLKLALFEAHFNHRKPLNQREVLLDIAAGVGLHREAAKAALDDEALEARVIAEERQAWDMNISGVPAMIINGKFLVPGAQGPETYVNVLRRVVEKSNAAAGG
- a CDS encoding c-type cytochrome, with translation MIRTANLRLIAIAAPAMLLAACGGEAADAPTEAAPAGGVPAEIKERHDNFEAISDSFKVIRTQLEGDADMAAIEAAAIDINERAQRISGLFPEGTSVEAGYDTEALATIWEKPEEFEAATQKLIEESAKMVELAKAGDAAAVGEQVKALGGSCKNCHDSFRLDDD
- a CDS encoding peptidylprolyl isomerase — translated: MADKLTFTLDTGDGEGKDVVIALRPDLAPGHVARITELASEGFYDGVVFHRVISGFMAQGGDPTGTGMGGSDKPDLKAEFNSAPHVEGTCSMARAANPDSANSQFFICFEDARFLDGQYTVWGQVESGMEHVHALPKGEPPRSPGKIIKATVG
- the mgtE gene encoding magnesium transporter, yielding MVDPAALDEKTLPVDTAEDDVRPDDRIDDERHDEENRLKPRYIAAVRDALEDGDKGAVYDLVEPLHPADIADLIELTDREDRALLAAAITDLMTVEVVAELNDHVREAMMEALPAEAVASIAEQLETDDAVQLLEDLDEDDQKAIIAELDPETQAAVESALAYPEETAGRLMSRHVMAVPEHLTVGDLIDYLREHGDLEHDFHEVFVIDAAHHPVGTCALNWILTTPRNVRLTDVMKRDQTLIPVTMDQEEVALMFQKYALISAAVVDESGRLVGQMTVDDIVHIISEEAGEDALLLSGVGDGDINEPIREAYTARVRWLIANLGTAVVASAIIAFFGAAIEQLVALAVLMPIVASIGGNAGTQTMAVAVRAIATNQLTRANTWRIVSRELRVALLNGVTVAVLIGIAAGVLFGWQMGAVIALAMVVNIAVSGLAGVLVPVAFERVGQDPAVASSVFVTMITDSMGFLAFLGLAVAAGLAPL
- a CDS encoding DUF1295 domain-containing protein, which translates into the protein MQSIIVFIVVTIIAFAFGTAAGWDSVQVAGYSAFFLCTVIAMVVNWLVFIPSAIAKSDKFYDTTGAITYLTVTAFACWAAITALGSLDTRAIVLAAMVAIWCVRLGSFLFIRIHAMGGTDSRFEKIKVNPSRFLVAWTLQGLWVILTASAALVAITSPDPQPIGAFFWIGAAVWLLGITFEAVADAQKSKFKADPANKGKFIDTGLWRWSRHPNYFGEITLWTGILIIAIPVLSGLSWLVVISPIFVTLLLTKVSGINLQDKQAKERWGDDPAYQEYRRNTPALIPRPPKG
- the nudC gene encoding NAD(+) diphosphatase, encoding MSNPAQSEPIAFAGSPIDRADNIRMDPQALGNLMNWRARVLNLDGLLPEFDDDGRLLWQTLADVPEDAELVFLGMLDDKAHFAPVPPAGSTSPAMPRAWQVMQMLQPEDLAIYGGAKSLVDWHARHQFCAQCGSRTRIAKGGWQRNCLPDEGGCGAQHFPRTDPVTIMLVEHEGRLLLGRQPRFPPRMYSALAGFVEPGETIEEAVAREVEEEAGVRVRDVQYISSQPWPFPSQLMIGCYSVADSDQLDIDRTELDDARWFTREELEEARAAGPGGNDQLIFPQKFAIAHHLIAWWLDR